Proteins from a single region of Prinia subflava isolate CZ2003 ecotype Zambia chromosome 10, Cam_Psub_1.2, whole genome shotgun sequence:
- the LOC134555473 gene encoding protein zyg-11 homolog B produces the protein MEEASPYSLLDICLNFLTANLEKFCTERQDGTFCLQEPGMFPQEVADRLLQTMAFHGLLNDGTVGIFRGTQMRLKRACIRKAKISAVAFRKAFCHHKLVELDATGVNADITITDIISGLGSNKWIQQNLQCLVLNSLTLSLEDPYERCFSQLSGLRALSITNVLFYNEDLADVASLPRLESLDISNTSVTDITALLTCKDRLKSLTMHHLKCLKMTTTQILDVIRELKYLNHLDISDDKQFTSDIALRLLEQKDILPNLVSLDISGRKHVTDKAVQAFILQRPTMQFVGLLATDAGYSEFLTGEGNLKVSGEANETQISEALKRYSERAFFVREALFHLFSLTHVMEKTKPEILKLVVIGMRNHPLNLPVQLAASACVFNLTKQDLAAGMPVRLLADVTHLLLKAMEHFPNHQQLQKNCLLSLCSDRILQDVPFNRFEAAKLVMQWLCNHEDQNMQRMAVAIISILAAKLSTEQTAQLGAELFIVRQLLQIVKQKTNQNLVDTTLKFTLSALWNLTDESPTTCRHFIENQGLELFMRVLESFPSESSIQQKVLGLLNNIAEVKELHSELMWKDFIDHISKLLHSVEVEVSYFAAGIIAHLISRGEQAWTLSRSQRTSLLEQLHAAILNWPTPDCEMVAYRSFNPFFPLLGCFMTPGVQLWAVWAMQHVCSKNPARYCSMLIEEGGLQHLYNIKENVHTDPHVQRIAVAILDSLEKHIMRHGRPPPCRKQQQTKPN, from the exons ATG GAGGAAGCTTCTCCGTATTCTTTACTTGATATCTGTTTGAATTTCCTCACTGCCAACCTAGAGAAGTTCTGCACGGAAAGACAAGATGGGACATTTTGCTTGCAGGAGCCAGGGATGTTTCCTCAAGAAGTGGCTGATCGACTGCTGCAGACGATGGCATTTCATG GGCTTCTGAACGATGGCACCGTGGGCATCTTCCGGGGCACGCAGATGCGCCTGAAGCGAGCCTGCATCCGCAAGGCCAAGATCTCGGCCGTGGCTTTCCGCAAAGCCTTCTGCCACCACAAGCTGGTGGAGCTGGACGCCACGGGCGTGAACGCAGACATAACAATCACAGACATTATCAGCGGGCTGGGCAGCAATAAGTGGATCCAGCAGAACCTGCAGTGCCTGGTGCTGAACTCACTGACTCTGTCTCTGGAGGACCCCTACGAGCGGTGTTTCAGCCAGCTGTCGGGGCTGCGCGCGCTGAGCATCACCAACGTGCTGTTCTACAACGAGGACTTGGCAGATGTTGCCTCACTGCCCCGGCTGGAAAGTCTGGATATATCCAACACCTCCGTCACTGACATCACAGCACTCCTCACCTGCAAGGACCGCCTCAAGTCCCTGACCATGCACCACCTGAAATGCTTGAAAATGACCACAACCCAGATTCTGGATGTTATAAGGGAACTGAAATACCTGAATCACCTTGATATTTCAGATGACAAACAGTTCACTTCGGACATAGCTCTCCGGTTACTGGAGCAGAAAGATATCCTGCCTAACCTGGTGTCTTTGGACATTTCTGGAAGGAAACACGTCACAGATAAAGCTGTGCAGGCGTTCATTCTGCAGCGGCCCACGATGCAGTTTGTGGGACTGCTGGCGACCGACGCCGGCTACTCAGAGTTCCTAACGGGAGAAGGAAACCTGAAG GTGTCAGGAGAAGCAAATGAAACTCAGATTTCAGAAGCACTGAAGCGTTACAGTGAACGGGCCTTCTTTGTGAGGGAAGCACTCTTTCATTTATTCAGCCTGACACATGTAATGGAAAAAACTAAGCCTGAAATTTTAAAG CTGGTGGTGATCGGCATGAGGAACCACCCTCTGAACCTGCCCGTGCAGCTGGCGGCGAGCGCCTGCGTCTTCAACCTCACCAAGCAGGACCTGGCGGCCGGCATGCCCGTGCGCCTGCTGGCAGACGTCACCCACCTGCTCCTCAAGGCCATGGAGCACTTCCCAAACCaccagcag CTGCAAAAGAATTGCCTTCTTTCGCTGTGCAGTGACAGAATCCTTCAGGATGTCCCATTTAACAG GTTTGAAGCAGCTAAACTTGTCATGCAGTGGCTGTGTAATCATGAAGATCAAAACATGCAAAGGATGGCTGTAGCCATCATTTCCATTCTTGCTGCAAAG CTTTCAACAGAGCAAACAGCTCAACTTGGTGCAGAACTCTTCATCGTTAGG caACTTCTACAAATagttaaacagaaaacaaatcagaatCTGGTAGATACCACCCTCAAGTTCACACTGAGTGCACTTTGGAACCTCACAGATGAATCTCCAACAACATGTCGACACTTTATTGAAAACCAAGGGCTAGAACTGTTCATGAGAGTCTTAGAG TCTTTTCCATCTGAATCATCCATCCAACAGAAAGTTCTTGGACTTTTG AATAACATAGCTGAAGTTAAGGAGCTGCACTCTGAGCTGATGTGGAAGGACTTCATAGACCACATCAGCAAACTGCTGCACAGCGTGGAGGTGGAGGTCAGCTACTTTGCAGCAGGGATTATTGCTCATCTGATATCTCGGGGAGAGCAGGCCTGGACGCTGAGTCGCAGCCAGAGGACGTCTCTGCTTGAACAGCTG CATGCTGCCATTTTGAATTGGCCAACTCCAGACTGTGAGATGGTGGCTTACAG gtCTTTCAATCCATTTTTTCCACTACTGGGCTGCTTCATGACACCTGGTGTCCAGTTATGGGCAGTGTGGGCCATGCAGCATGTCTGCAGCAAAAATC CTGCCAGATACTGCAGCATGTTAATTGAAGAAGGAGGGTTGCAGCATTTGTACAACATCAAGGAAAATGTCCACACTGATCCCCACGTCCAAAGGATTGCTGTTGCCATCCTGGATAGTTTAGAAAAACACATTATGCGCCACGGGAGACCACCACCATGtagaaaacagcaacaaaccaaaccaaactga
- the LOC134555300 gene encoding cytochrome c oxidase assembly factor 7: protein MAGFINFADEEEVRAYLENLHVEYSYQCFKEKDPDGCQRFADYLDAVKKDFVAAARVLRDNCEEHGHSESCYKLGAYQALGKGGLNPDLKAAYKSFIKSCEKGGKKSANACHSAGLLAQDGRANNDQPDPAVARDYYTKACDANFAPSCFNLSAIYLQGAPGVPKDMSCALKYSLKGCELGHVWACANASRMYKLGDGVEKNDAKAEELKNRAKQLHKEQKEAASSLTLGE, encoded by the exons ATGGCCGGCTTCATCAACTTCGCGGACGAGGAGGAGGTGCGGGCGTACCTGGAGAACCTGCACGTGGAGTACAGCTATCAGTGCTTCAAGGAGAAGGATCCGGACG gctgccagcGCTTCGCCGATTACCTGGATGCCGTGAAAAAGGACTTCGTGGCGGCGGCGCGGGTGCTGCGCGACAACTGCGAGGAGCACGGGCACAGCGAGAGCTGCTACAAACTGGGGGCCTACCAGGCCCTGGGCAAAG GTGGACTCAACCCGGATTTGAAAGCTGCCTACAAATCTTTCATAAAGTCGTGTGAGAAAGGTGGGAAGAAGTCAGCAAATGCGTGTCACAGCGCTGGGCTGCTGGCCCAGGACGGGAGAGCCAACAATGACCAGCCTGACCCTGCTGTCGCTAGAGACTATTACACAAAAGCCTGTGATGCCAATTTTGCTCCCAGCTGCTTCAACCTGAGTGCGATATAcctgcagggagctcctggggtCCCCAAGGACATGAGCTGTGCCTTGAAGTACTCGCTGAAGGGCTGTGAGCTGGGGCACGTGTGGGCTTGTGCCAATGCCAGCCGCATGTACAAACTGGGGGATGGCGTTGAAAAGAATGATGCTaaggcagaggagctgaaaaACAGGGCAAAACAGTTGCATAAAGAGCAGAAAGAAGCTGCAAGTTCTCTAACATTGGGGGAGTAA
- the ECHDC2 gene encoding enoyl-CoA hydratase domain-containing protein 2, mitochondrial isoform X1 has product MLRLRRALPAALRGARARAGAAGGAEVLLSAAGGGIAEILMNRPHARNSLGKVFVNELFSALEQLRFDEQVRVVVFKSQVKGVFCAGADLKERAKMDDAEVGEFVRRLRNLMDEIAALPVPTIAAIDGYALGGGLELALACDLRVAASSAKMGLIETTRGLLPGAGGTQRLPRCVGVGLAKELIFTGRQIDGEQAASMGLVNHSVPQNSQGDAAYQRALTLAEEILPRAPFAVKMGKLAINKGMEVDIASGMAIEGMCYAQNIPTRDRQEGMAAFREKRPPRFTGK; this is encoded by the exons ATGCTGCGGCtgcggcgggcgctgcccgcggcgctgcgcggggcgcgggcgcgggcgggcgcggccggGGGCGCGGAGGTGCTGCtgagcgcggcgggcggcg GTATTGCTGAAATCCTAATGAACCGACCCCACGCAAGaaattcactgggaaaagtatTTGTAAATGAA CTGTTCAGTGCCCTGGAACAGCTCCGCTTCGATGAGCAGGTGCGAGTGGTGGTGTTCAAGAGCCAGGTGAAAGGAGTGTTctgtgcag GAGCAGATTTAAAGGAACGGGCAAAGATGGATGATGCAGAAGTTGGAGAGTTTGTTAGAAGACTGAGAAATCTTATGGATGAAATAG ctgccctgcccgtgcccaCGATCGCTGCCATCGATGGCTACGCCTTGGGCGGAGGACTGGAGCTGGCCCTGGCCTGTGACCTCCGAGTGGCAG cttcaTCAGCTAAAATGGGCCTTATTGAGACCACACGAGGACTTCTGCCTGGAGCAG GTGGAACCCAGCGCCTGCCCAGATGTGTTGGAGTAGGTCTTGCAAAGGAGCTCATTTTCACTGGCAGACAGATTGATGGGGAACAGGCAGCCTCCATGGGGCTGGTGAATCACTCAGTGCCACAGAACAGCCAGGGAGATGCAGCTTACCAGAGAGCTTTAACCTTGGCTGAAGAAATCCTGCCCCGG GCACCATTTGCTGTGAAAATGGGAAAACTGGCAATAAACAAAGGAATGGAg gTTGACATTGCATCAGGGATGGCTATCGAGGGGATGTGCTATGCCCAG AATATTCCCACCAGAGACCGTCAGGAAGGGATGGCAGCCTTCAGGGAGAAGCGGCCACCTCGGTTCACTGGCAAATAA
- the ECHDC2 gene encoding enoyl-CoA hydratase domain-containing protein 2, mitochondrial isoform X2 encodes MRPFSFSEMLLVTYRCIYGIAEILMNRPHARNSLGKVFVNELFSALEQLRFDEQVRVVVFKSQVKGVFCAGADLKERAKMDDAEVGEFVRRLRNLMDEIAALPVPTIAAIDGYALGGGLELALACDLRVAASSAKMGLIETTRGLLPGAGGTQRLPRCVGVGLAKELIFTGRQIDGEQAASMGLVNHSVPQNSQGDAAYQRALTLAEEILPRAPFAVKMGKLAINKGMEVDIASGMAIEGMCYAQNIPTRDRQEGMAAFREKRPPRFTGK; translated from the exons ATGAGACcattctctttttctgaaatgctgcttGTTACCTACAGATGTATTTACG GTATTGCTGAAATCCTAATGAACCGACCCCACGCAAGaaattcactgggaaaagtatTTGTAAATGAA CTGTTCAGTGCCCTGGAACAGCTCCGCTTCGATGAGCAGGTGCGAGTGGTGGTGTTCAAGAGCCAGGTGAAAGGAGTGTTctgtgcag GAGCAGATTTAAAGGAACGGGCAAAGATGGATGATGCAGAAGTTGGAGAGTTTGTTAGAAGACTGAGAAATCTTATGGATGAAATAG ctgccctgcccgtgcccaCGATCGCTGCCATCGATGGCTACGCCTTGGGCGGAGGACTGGAGCTGGCCCTGGCCTGTGACCTCCGAGTGGCAG cttcaTCAGCTAAAATGGGCCTTATTGAGACCACACGAGGACTTCTGCCTGGAGCAG GTGGAACCCAGCGCCTGCCCAGATGTGTTGGAGTAGGTCTTGCAAAGGAGCTCATTTTCACTGGCAGACAGATTGATGGGGAACAGGCAGCCTCCATGGGGCTGGTGAATCACTCAGTGCCACAGAACAGCCAGGGAGATGCAGCTTACCAGAGAGCTTTAACCTTGGCTGAAGAAATCCTGCCCCGG GCACCATTTGCTGTGAAAATGGGAAAACTGGCAATAAACAAAGGAATGGAg gTTGACATTGCATCAGGGATGGCTATCGAGGGGATGTGCTATGCCCAG AATATTCCCACCAGAGACCGTCAGGAAGGGATGGCAGCCTTCAGGGAGAAGCGGCCACCTCGGTTCACTGGCAAATAA